The following coding sequences are from one Candidatus Alcyoniella australis window:
- a CDS encoding CDP-alcohol phosphatidyltransferase family protein, with protein MSAVNGSQRGNFNLPNALTVARAASVPLLVVLLCRRSYEIAFWLFVAMAVSDLFDGLLARLLDSRTDFGANLDPLADKLTQLGAFLPLALVPLEENARPLIPLWIALVIVARDLMITGGIVYLRKIGRPVPIDPLWIGKVCTNFQFYAASSAILLAYLSTVAADWPGTDYARALFWTLITVAVALTVWSGVKYFIRGLLILRGGDRETDEIQ; from the coding sequence GTGAGTGCGGTCAACGGCTCGCAGCGGGGGAATTTCAACCTGCCCAACGCGCTGACCGTGGCGCGCGCCGCATCCGTGCCGCTGCTGGTGGTGCTGCTGTGCCGCCGCTCGTACGAGATCGCCTTCTGGCTGTTCGTGGCGATGGCGGTCAGCGACCTGTTCGACGGACTGCTGGCCCGGCTGCTGGACAGCCGCACCGATTTCGGCGCCAACCTCGATCCATTGGCCGACAAGCTGACCCAGCTCGGAGCGTTCCTGCCGCTGGCGCTGGTGCCGCTTGAGGAGAACGCGCGGCCGCTGATCCCGTTGTGGATCGCGCTGGTGATCGTGGCCCGCGACCTGATGATCACCGGCGGGATCGTCTACCTGCGAAAGATCGGACGCCCGGTGCCGATCGATCCGTTGTGGATCGGCAAGGTCTGCACCAACTTCCAATTCTACGCCGCCTCGAGCGCGATCCTGCTGGCCTACCTGAGCACGGTGGCCGCCGACTGGCCCGGGACCGACTACGCGCGTGCGCTGTTCTGGACGCTGATCACCGTTGCCGTGGCGCTGACCGTCTGGTCGGGCGTAAAGTACTTCATCCGCGGCCTGCTGATCCTGCGCGGCGGCGACCGCGAGACGGACGAGATCCAATGA